The region TCCCGATATGCCCAGAAAAACACCTTCAGCCCATAGGCCTTCATCTCATCGAGGAATTCCTCCAATCTGCCATCTTCGGTCTTTGCGGCAATTTCAATCGGTATGGCTATGCACCACAGTCTCAGTTCTTCAGCCAGGGAGAGCAATTCAGACAGCTCGGCATCCATCCTGATGAGCCTTGCAGCCCCTTCAAGGTCTCTGAGCAATCCGAGCTTTATTCTGTCATTGATGCTCCTGCAGCCCCTGAGGGTTTCGGCGTCGAAAGATGTGATCAGGGTCCTGTCCTCATCGTGCTGGCCTATGACCCTCATGACTTCCTCAACCGCATCCCTGTCCTTCACCTCAATGTCGACGATTACATATTTGGGAAGGGCGCTCAGAACATCCTGGAGGGATGGGATCCTCTGTCCCATTTCGAGGCTCACGCCCTTCAGTTCGTCGAATGTCAGTTCCTTCACCTCTCTGGGGTCTCCGTTCACCCTCTCAAGTGTGCTATCGTGGAACACGAAAGCCACACCATCTCTGGAAAGCCATACGTCCAGCTCAACGCCATCCGCTTCGGCATAGATCGCCTCTACAAATGAAATGATCGTGTTTTCCGGGTATTTTGCCGAATACCCCCTGTGGGCAAGCACCAATGGCACATCCCTGCTGCCCTGAGATCTCTGCGAGGCCCACAATACTGCGTTCCGTATGAGTTTTATCAGGTATGGGTTGCTGCCTGCTATCGAGTTCTTCAACCCTTCGCGCCTGTCGCAGCTGTTTATCCAGATTGCCTTCCCACTTCCGTAGTCCCTGCATGCAACAAGGGGCAGAGATTCCGGTGGCGGAGTTCTGTACAGGACTGCAACATCCTCATCCCACCTGCCCCAGACGATTTCACCATCTTCAAGCTCGAACTCATCCGGAAGGTCTCTGAAAATGATGTGGCTTTCCATATCTTCGTTTTTAACATATCTGACCACCCCGGTCCTGTGGAATTCGGTCATCTCCCCTCCAAAGACTTCTTTCAGGATCTCGTTTCTTGTCCTTCTGTATATTATGTCATGCCCGCCAATCAATCCCCCACCTTTTTCTACGTACTTCTTCAGCCATTCCTGAATTTCCACTCTTTTGTCTTCGTCCTCCGACAGCTTCGTAACATCTGTTACAATGAAAAGCACTGCGGGAATTATTCTGCTGCTTTGCGGGTATCTGAACACGTCCTCTGGAGATTCAATGGAGATGACCCTGAACCCGTCACCCAGCTCCCTCTCCAGGTTTGAGGATAATTTTGCAAGCAGAAAACCGTCATCAACCCAGACGAGAACAACTGGCTTTCTGTCTGTGATGTATCTGCCGTATGTGTAAAGGATGTTCAGGACCCTGAACAGTTCGCCTTTGAACCATGCTGCCGCCACCAGTATTGCCGTTACAGCAATATTCAGAAACAGACCTTTAAAAACGTCGAGCGCTGAAGGCAATGGCGAAAAATTCAGGTCGAGCATATTGGTTTTACACTCCGCTAAATTTAAAGCTTGCCACTGTTCTGCTTAAACAAAAATGGAATGAAATTGTGAAGGTTCAGACGCTTTCAAGCCTTTCAACGACTGCCTGGGCAAATTCTCTCGTTCCGACCAGGTTGCCACCCATGTGTCTGTGCAGGTCGTAGGTTACGATCCTGTCTGCGATGGTAAGCTCAATTGCCTTCTTTATCATCTCTCCCGCCCTCCTCCATCCGAGGTATTCAAGCATGAGAACCCCTGTGAGGATCTGGGCGGTCGGGTTTACCTTGTTCTGACCGGCGTATTTCGGAGCCGAGCCGTGGACAGGCTCAAAGACACCCATGCCGTCTCCTATGTTGCTTCCCGGAGCAACTCCCAGCCCTCCGACCAAGGCTGCTGCTGCGTCGCTCATGTAGTCTCCATTGAGATTGGGCATGGCGAGGACGTCGTACTCGGCCGTTCTGGTGAGGAGCTGCTGGAACATGTTGTCTGCAATTCTGTCGTTGATGAGTATCTTCCCCTTGGGAAGCTCTCCGTTGTAGTTGTTCCATAGCTCGTCTTCCGTTATCACTCTGTCTCCGAATTCGTCCTTTGCGACCTCGTATCCCCAGTCCCTGAAGGCTCCTTCCGTGTACTTCATGATGTTCCCCTTGTGCACGAGGGTTACACTTCTTCTCTCGTTATCTATTGCATACTGGATCGCAAGCCTGACGAGCCTTTTTGTGGCGAATTCGCTGATTGGCTTTATCCCAATTCCGGAGTCGCTCCTTATGCTGACCCCAAGCTCGTCTGAAAGGAATTTTATTATCTTGTTGGCCTCTTCACTTCCCCTGGGCCACTCTATGCCGGCGTAAACGTCTTCGGTGTTTTCTCTGAAAATGACGAGATCAACTACTTCGGGACTCTTCAACGGGCTTGGAAAACCGTTCAGGTAGTAGACTGGCCTGACGTTTGCGTAGAGGTCAAGCACCTGCCTGATTGTTACGTTCAGACTTCTGAACCCTCCTCCAACAGGTGTCGTCAGCGGGCCCTTGAACGCCACCCTGTACTCTCTTACAGCGTTAAGCGTGTCTTCGGGCAGGTATGTTCCGTAAATTTTGTGAG is a window of Geoglobus acetivorans DNA encoding:
- a CDS encoding glycerophosphodiester phosphodiesterase family protein, producing the protein MLDLNFSPLPSALDVFKGLFLNIAVTAILVAAAWFKGELFRVLNILYTYGRYITDRKPVVLVWVDDGFLLAKLSSNLERELGDGFRVISIESPEDVFRYPQSSRIIPAVLFIVTDVTKLSEDEDKRVEIQEWLKKYVEKGGGLIGGHDIIYRRTRNEILKEVFGGEMTEFHRTGVVRYVKNEDMESHIIFRDLPDEFELEDGEIVWGRWDEDVAVLYRTPPPESLPLVACRDYGSGKAIWINSCDRREGLKNSIAGSNPYLIKLIRNAVLWASQRSQGSRDVPLVLAHRGYSAKYPENTIISFVEAIYAEADGVELDVWLSRDGVAFVFHDSTLERVNGDPREVKELTFDELKGVSLEMGQRIPSLQDVLSALPKYVIVDIEVKDRDAVEEVMRVIGQHDEDRTLITSFDAETLRGCRSINDRIKLGLLRDLEGAARLIRMDAELSELLSLAEELRLWCIAIPIEIAAKTEDGRLEEFLDEMKAYGLKVFFWAYRDETFYQKGLLDRLAGKYDGVITDDPKRMREFLMVNRDGMHCTPSALRG
- the icd gene encoding isocitrate dehydrogenase (NADP(+)), with the protein product MNFEKITPPENGEKITYSDGKLIVPDSPVIPYFEGDGIGKDVVPAAKMVIDAAVEKIGKEIVWFKTYAGEDAHKIYGTYLPEDTLNAVREYRVAFKGPLTTPVGGGFRSLNVTIRQVLDLYANVRPVYYLNGFPSPLKSPEVVDLVIFRENTEDVYAGIEWPRGSEEANKIIKFLSDELGVSIRSDSGIGIKPISEFATKRLVRLAIQYAIDNERRSVTLVHKGNIMKYTEGAFRDWGYEVAKDEFGDRVITEDELWNNYNGELPKGKILINDRIADNMFQQLLTRTAEYDVLAMPNLNGDYMSDAAAALVGGLGVAPGSNIGDGMGVFEPVHGSAPKYAGQNKVNPTAQILTGVLMLEYLGWRRAGEMIKKAIELTIADRIVTYDLHRHMGGNLVGTREFAQAVVERLESV